The sequence TACGCCGCGCGTGATGGGCTTTATCGGTGGTACGGCTGATAAGCCGGCGCCGATTACCGATAAAGAAGCTGAAGCGATTCTTCGTCGTGTGGCGGATGGTAGCGACAAGCCGAAGCCTAAGACTCTGTTCGAGCCGGGTGAGGTTGTGCGCGTTGCTGACGGTCCTTTTGCAGATTTCAATGGCGTAGTCGAGGAAGTCAACTACGAGAAGAGCCGGATCCAGGTTGCGGTCCTTATCTTTGGTCGCTCGACGCCGGTAGAGTTGGAGTTCAGTCAGGTCGAGAAGGTCTAACTGAAGCAAGCATCCCTCACCCCGCAGCTACTGGCTGCGGGGTTTTGTCGTCACTGGGATATTCAAGTAAACAGGGGAGCCGCGAGGCGCTAGCACCCGGAACGGAGTAGTTATGGCTAAGAAGATTCAAGCTTATATCAAGCTTCAGGTAAAGGCCGGTCAGGCCAACCCGTCGCCGCCGGTTGGCCCTGCACTGGGTCAGCATGGTGTCAACATCATGGAATTCTGCAAGGCATTCAATGCCCGCACTCAAGGCCAGGAGGCCGGTCTGCCGACTCCGGTGATCATCACCGTTTACAGCGACCGTAGCTTCACCTTCGAGACCAAGAGTACGCCTGCTGCCGTTTTGCTGAAGAAGGCTGCCGGTATCACCAGTGGTTCTGCTCGTCCGAACACCCAGAAAGTCGGCACCGTTACTCGTGCTCAGCTGGAAGAGATCGCGAAGACCAAGAACGCCGATCTTACCGCTGCTGATCTTGAGGCGGCCGTGCGTACCATCGCCGGCTCCGCTCGCAGCATGGGCCTGAACGTGGAGGGTGTGTAATGGCTAAGTTGACCAAGCGCCAAAAGGCTTTCGCCGAGAAGATCGAAGCCGGCAAGCAGTACTCGTTCGAAGATGCCGCGACGCTGCTGTCCCAGCTGTCGGCCGTCAAGTTCACCGAGTCGTTCGATATCGCCATCAACCTGGGCGTGGATCCTCGCAAGTCCGATCAGGTGGTACGCGGCGCTACCGTTCTGCCGAACGGCACCGGTAAAACTGTTCGTGTAGCTGTGTTCACTCAGGGGCCGGCTGCCGAGGCTGCTCTGGCTGCTGGTGCTGATCGCGTTGGTATGGATGAGCTGGCTGCCGAGATGAAGGGCGGCGATCTGAACTATGACGTAGTCATCGCCTCCCCGGACGCGATGCGTGTCGTAGGCCAGTTGGGCCAGATCCTTGGTCCGCGCGGTCTGATGCCTAACCCGAAGGTTGGCACTGTGACCCCGGACGTTGCGACTGCAGTCAAGAACGCCAAGGCCGGTCAGGTGCGCTTCCGTACCGACAAGAACGGTATCATCCACACCTCCGTTGGTAAGGTGGGCTTCGAAGCTGGACAGCTGAAGCAGAATGTCGAGGCATTGCTGTCGGATCTCAAGCGTTTGAAGCCGTCCACGTCCAAGGGCATTTATGTCAAGCGCGTCACCCTGAGCACCACTATGGGCCCAGGGCTGGTCATCGATCAGGCCTCGCTCGAAGCGTAAGACATTTGACGCCCTGCTTGGCAGGGCGCGACAGATTGGGGTCCCTGCCTGGCGGGGGCTATCCAAGACCGTAGGCGACGCAAGTCTTAAACCGAAGAAGCGCTGTTTTTTCAAGCCTACGCAGAGGTGCTCCCGATTCGTACCGAATCAGACACCAAAACCCGCCCGGTCCTGACTGGGCGAACCGGTAACATCCAGGAGTAAAAACCCGTGGCAATCAAACTCGAAGACAAGAAGGCCATCGTCGCTGAAGTCAACGAGGCTGCCAAAGCTGCCCTGTCCGCTGTCGTGGCCGATGCCCGTGGCGTGACCGTGGGAGCCATGACCGGACTCCGTAAAGAGGCCCGCGACGCGGGTGTCTACGTACGTGTCGTACGTAACACCCTGCTGCGCCGCGCCGTTGAAGGCACTCAGTACGATGTGCTCAGCGACGTGTTCAAGGGCCCGACCCTTATCGCATTCTCCAACGAGCATCCGGGCGCTGCTGCCCGTATCTTCAAGGAGTTCGCCAAGGGTCAGGACAAGTTCGAGATCAAGGCTGCTGCGTTCGAGGGTCAGTTCATTGCAGCCAACCAGATCGACGCTTTGGCAACCCTGCCGACCTATGACGAGGCAATTTCGCAGCTGATGAGCGTGATTCAAGGCGCTACCAGCAAGCTGGCTCGTACTCTGGCGGCCGTTCGCGACCAGAAGGAAGCCGCCGCAGCCTAAGGCATGCGAGGCAACTTCGAATTTCTTTTTGATTTAGATGGCCGCAGGCCGTCACCTATATACAGGAACTAGAGTCATGGCTCTGACCAACGAAGATATCATCAACGCCGTTTCCGAAATGTCCGTGATGCAGGTTGTTGAACTGATCAAGGCAATGGAAGAGAAGTTCGGCGTAACCGCCGCCGCTGCTACCGTCGCGGCCGCTGGCCCGGCTGCTGCCGCTGCTGAAGAGCAGACCGAGTTCACCGTTGTCCTGGCTGAAGCTGGCGACAAGAAAGTAAACGTGATCAAGGCTGTTCGCGAGCTGACCGGTCTGGGCCTGAAAGAAGCCAAGGCTGTCGTAGACGGCGCTCCTGGCGTTGTGAAGGAAGGCGTTTCCAAGGAAGAGGCCGAGGCCGCCAAGAAGTCTCTGGAAGAAGCTGGCGCCAAAGTCGAGCTCAAGTAAGCACGACCTTGCGTCTACAGCCGAAGCGACTCGCGTAAGGCTGATGGCTGGTGGCTTTTGCCACCGGCCTTTTTCCGTTATAGCCGCGTGATGTTTATCGAGCGGATGAAACGGAAAAAACCGCCCCGATGGGCGGCGCGAATCAAGGGATTCGCAAGATTTTCTGGCTGCTCCCGTCGGGAGAGGCCAAACAAGCAGGTGACCAAGCTGGGGAACGCTGATGGCTTACTCATACACTGAGAAAAAACGAATCCGCAAGGACTTTAGCAAGTTACCGCACGTGATGGACGTGCCGTATCTTTTGGCCATCCAGCTGGATTCGTATCGCGAATTCCTGCAGGCGGGAGCGACCAAGGATCAGTTCCGCGATATTGGCTTGCATGCAGCCTTCAAATCCGTTTTTCCGATAATCAGCTATTCCGGCAATGCAGCGCTGGAGTACGTCGGCTATCGTCTGGGCGACCCGGCTTTCGACGTCAAAGAATGCGTATTGCGCGGCGTGACCTTTGCGGTGCCGTTGCGTGTGAAAGTCCGCCTGATCATCTTCGATAAGGAATCGTCGAGCAAGGCGATCAAGGACATCAAGGAACAGGAAGTCTACATGGGGGAAATCCCCCTGATGACCGAGAACGGTACCTTCATCATCAACGGTACCGAGCGCGTTATCGTGTCTCAGCTGCATCGCTCGCCAGGCGTCTTCTTTGATCACGATCGCGGCAAGACCCATAGCTCGGGCAAGTTGCTGTACTCCGCTCGTATCATTCCTTACCGCGGCTCCTGGCTCGATTTCGAATTCGACCCCAAGGATGCCGTGTTCGTGCGTATCGACCGTCGCCGCAAGCTGCCGGCTTCGGTGCTTCTGCGCGCGCTGAACTACAGCACCGAAGAAATCCTCGATGCGTTCTACGACACCAACGTTTTCCATGTGAAGGGTGAGACCCTGAGCCTGGAACTGGTCCCGCAGCGTCTGCGCGGCGAGATCGCGTCCTTCGATATCAAGGACGAAACCGGCAAGGTCATCGTCGAGCAAGGTCGCCGGATCACGGCGCGCCACATCAACCAGCTCGACAAGTCCGGCATCAAGGCGCTTGAAATGCCGATGGACTATGTCCTGGGTCGCACCACGGCCAAAGCCATCGTGCATCCGGCGACTGGCGAGATCATCGCTGAGTGCAACACCGAGCTGACTGTCGAAGTGCTGGCCAAGCTGGTCAAGGCTCAGGTTGTTCGCTTCGAAACCCTGTACACCAATGACATCGACTGCGGTCCGTTTATCTCCGATACGCTAAAGATCGACTCGACCACCAACCAGCTCGAAGCGCTGGTGGAAATCTATCGCATGATGCGTCCTGGCGAGCCGCCAACCAAGGACGCTGCCGAGACGCTGTTCAACAACCTGTTCTTCGCCTCGGAGCGCTACGACCTGTCCGCTGTCGGTCGGATGAAGTTCAACCGTCGTATCGGTCGTACCGAGATCGAAGGGTCAGGCGTGCTCAGTCGTGAAGATATCGTTGCGGTGCTCAAGACGCTGGTCGACATTCGTAACGGCAAAGGCGTCGTCGACGATATCGATCACCTGGGTAACCGTCGCGTTCGCTGTGTTGGCGAGATGGCCGAGAACCAGTTCCGTGTGGGCCTGGTGCGCGTGGAGCGTGCGGTCAAGGAACGTCTGTCGATGGCCGAAAGCGAAGGCCTGATGCCGCAGGACCTGATCAACGCCAAGCCGGTTGCTGCCGCGGTGAAGGAATTCTTCGGTTCCAGCCAGCTGTCGCAGTTCATGGACCAGAACAACCCGCTCTCGGAGATCACCCACAAGCGTCGCGTCTCCGCACTCGGCCCGGGCGGTCTGACCCGTGAGCGCGCCGGCTTCGAAGTGCGCGACGTACACCCGACCCATTACGGCCGCGTGTGCCCGATCGAGACGCCGGAAGGTCCGAACATCGGCCTGATCAACTCGCTGGCGGCGTATGCCCGTACCAACCAGTACGGCTTCCTGGAAAGCCCGTACCGTGTTGTGAAGGAAGGCGAAGTCACCGACGAGATCGTATTCCTGTCGGCGATCGAAGAGGCGGATCATGTGATCGCTCAG comes from Stutzerimonas stutzeri and encodes:
- the rplL gene encoding 50S ribosomal protein L7/L12, with protein sequence MALTNEDIINAVSEMSVMQVVELIKAMEEKFGVTAAAATVAAAGPAAAAAEEQTEFTVVLAEAGDKKVNVIKAVRELTGLGLKEAKAVVDGAPGVVKEGVSKEEAEAAKKSLEEAGAKVELK
- the nusG gene encoding transcription termination/antitermination protein NusG, encoding MAKRWYVVHAYSGYEKHVMRSLIERIKLAGMEDHFGEILVPTEEVVEMRNGQKRKSERKFFPGYVLVQMDMAEGAWHLVKDTPRVMGFIGGTADKPAPITDKEAEAILRRVADGSDKPKPKTLFEPGEVVRVADGPFADFNGVVEEVNYEKSRIQVAVLIFGRSTPVELEFSQVEKV
- the rplJ gene encoding 50S ribosomal protein L10; translation: MAIKLEDKKAIVAEVNEAAKAALSAVVADARGVTVGAMTGLRKEARDAGVYVRVVRNTLLRRAVEGTQYDVLSDVFKGPTLIAFSNEHPGAAARIFKEFAKGQDKFEIKAAAFEGQFIAANQIDALATLPTYDEAISQLMSVIQGATSKLARTLAAVRDQKEAAAA
- the rplK gene encoding 50S ribosomal protein L11; its protein translation is MAKKIQAYIKLQVKAGQANPSPPVGPALGQHGVNIMEFCKAFNARTQGQEAGLPTPVIITVYSDRSFTFETKSTPAAVLLKKAAGITSGSARPNTQKVGTVTRAQLEEIAKTKNADLTAADLEAAVRTIAGSARSMGLNVEGV
- the rplA gene encoding 50S ribosomal protein L1; its protein translation is MAKLTKRQKAFAEKIEAGKQYSFEDAATLLSQLSAVKFTESFDIAINLGVDPRKSDQVVRGATVLPNGTGKTVRVAVFTQGPAAEAALAAGADRVGMDELAAEMKGGDLNYDVVIASPDAMRVVGQLGQILGPRGLMPNPKVGTVTPDVATAVKNAKAGQVRFRTDKNGIIHTSVGKVGFEAGQLKQNVEALLSDLKRLKPSTSKGIYVKRVTLSTTMGPGLVIDQASLEA